The genomic DNA ATTGAACGGAGGACTATCGCCTTCGTCTTGTCTAGGCCGTTGTTTTCGAGTGCATACTTAGAGTATGCGGCAATTATGAGGAGCGGCGCAACCGCTAAGGCCGCACCACCTTGGAAACCACCACCTGGGGTAACCTGACCGTGGAGTGCTATTGATGCCGAGATAGCTAGGAGGAGGGTGGCGATAAACTTGGTAACTACTGGAACCGGCAGAGGCAGGGAACTCTTGGCTTCGCCTCTCTCCTTCTTCTTCATCTCCACCCTGAAGATTGTGAGGCTCCCTATTATCGCGAGGAAGAACACTGAAGTCTCGAAGAGCGTGTCAACACCACGATAGTCCCAGAGGATTGAGGTGACAACCTCCGGGCTCTTGGCCGAATAATTCCCAAAATAACTGTTCTTTAGATAGAACTCGCCAAGACTCCTAAGATTCTCCTGGGTGGGTAGGCTCAGATAAAGTGCCAAGCCAATGACCACAGTAAACAGGATAAGCAGGCCAAGCAAGCGCTTCATTCACACCACCTCATATCTTTCAGTTTTGCTTATAACAAAGATGAGAAGAGCTGAATAAATTCCAACAGCGATGGCAATGTAGGCTAGGAGAACGTCCGGTGCCATCAGGATATAGAAGGCCACAGCATAGGACACAGCCTGAGCTGCCGAGTAACCTACGGCCTTGAGAAGATCCTTTTCGGTCACAGCGAGGTATGAAAAGGCCATTCCAAGGATCGCCACGATCGCTAGGATTATTAAGTGAACTTCAATCATTCCTTCTCACCTCTGCAAGATCGTCAACTTTTGGCTCCCACTTCACGAGTTTGGCCTTGTGGGTAGCATAGGCTAAAGCCGTTGCTCCAGCCGGAGCCGCAAGGAGGACGATAACTCCTGTGACAAAGCTTGCTCCCGCTATCGCATACTTGTGAGGGAGAAAGTCAGCCCCGAGGGCGAGGAGTGATGTTCCAAATAGAGGAATAACTGCACCGCCAATTGTACCTACCGTTGCGGCGTGTAGCCTGATATAGAAGTTGGGGAAGCGAAGTAGTCCTATAGCCCCAAAAATATCACAGATTCCACCGATGATGATCATGAATGCTCCGAGATAGAAGAGGATCTCGCTCATGCTCCCACCTCCCCTCTCGCCAAGTGTTTGGCAACGTATATGTCCAGGAGGTACGCCCAGAGGGCAAGGGTTATGGCTCCCCCGATCAGAAAGACGCTCTTAAAGTAAATGGCAAGGATAGCCATGAAGGCGGCTAGGTCAAAGCTTATGCAGTCCACTGCAAGTATTATATCTGGAACCGTTGGCCCTCTAAAGGCCCTAACCGCGTAGATAACTATTGCCAGCAGGTACAGTGGAATCACAAGCTTCATGAGCGTCATGAACGCGTCTTCGAGCATCTATACCACCTCTCATGCTGAATGAAAAATGAAAGAATGAAAGAGTCAGTCACGCCTGGTTTTCTTGTAGAGAAGGAAGGTACCAACGATGTAATAGAGAGATAGCACCAGCGGGACGAGATACATGGCGCCCTTCCCGAAAGCCTTGTCGAGGGCTATGCCAATTCCTGCGGGGATAAGGGTCGCAACGGCCCAGAAAGCCATGAAGACGACGAAGAAGTCAACGAGCTCCTTGATGATTCTGTCCGTGGTTAGCTCTGGGTGGCTGAGGTACCAGTAGTAGAAGGCCACGAAGAGGAAGCCGCCGACTGCGTTACCGAAGGTGACCGGTATGAGGTTGTGGAAGAACTGACTCCAGGTTATGGTGTAGTCGCTGAGGAATATGCCGGCCGGAATTGCCCACATGTTGGCTATAGCGTGCTCGAAGCCTATGGCGACGAAGGCGAAGATTGGGAACCAGATGGCAAGTATCTTACCGGCACCATCCTGAACCCTTGCTGACTGCCATATGGCCACATTGACGAGCCAGTTACAGCCAATACCAAGGAAGAACAACGCCAGTATGTCCTTCGAGACCTTGCCCGTTGCTATGCTGACCGTGACCTGGCCGAAGTAGTTCGGGTCGCCAACGTGACCAAAGAGGCCAGTCAGTGGAACAGCTAGGAGTGCGAGGAATATTGAGCCTATGAAGTTCCCGCCGTAGCTTCCGAACCAGTTATAGAGGACGCACTTGAAGTCGGCGTAGCCCTTGACCTTAGCGGAACTGAGGAACTGCACGTTGCCCGTCCAGAGATCTGCTCCAGCCAAGATGACCGCTATGAGGCCGACTGGGAAGACAGCACCGAGGAGCAACTTGAACGCTGAGATATTGCCCTTATCAGGGAACAACTTAGGACTGTACCCCGTGGCGGCAACTACAGCGAGTAGGAACCCAAAGGCTATGAAGGCACCTGCCATAAAGCCAGCGAAGAGCAACCTGCCTGGTGTCGTCTTGAACTTTGGCGTGGCTTTCTTGGCTATCGCTTCGAAGGTCATATCAACTCCGTACAGAACCTTTTCCTTAGTCTCGGCCATAATCCTTCACCTCCACTCTATTTTGAGCCTTTCATCCTCCTTTAGACCCGCAAGGGCTTTAATCAGCAGTTGCCTATCCCTCTCATCCAGCTCCTCGAGGGGAATCAGAGGGGCATCAGCGAGCGTGATATATGGGAAGCGCTTCCTAAGGATATGAGCTGCTTTGGGGCTTATCTCCCCGACTACCTCCTTCACCTCGAAGTCCCCCTCTATGTGAGCAAGACCAGCTCCTATGTGGGTCTTAAATCCAATATACGAACTCTTTACCAGCATCCAAGGCATCCCTGACCCTCCAATACTCATTTTCCAGTAGTGCCATGCAGAAGGCCAGTCTGACATCGCCACATTTGGCGGCATAATCTTTAACGAGCCTTGCCAGCTCCTCTCTTGGGTTCTCACTCTTCTCTACCTGCTCGACGAGCTTCATGAAGTCCTCCAGGATTCTTTCCCTATCTAGGTAGCCGACGAGGTGCCTGAGCCTCTCCCTAAGGGTTAGCCTTATCCTTTCCTCAATCGGACCTTCTGGGAGTCTAAATTTCATGGTATCATCGCTGTACTCCTGATAGCTTAGCCTCTTTTCGACGAGTCCTATAAGCTGAGCTATCCCATAGATTATTTCCTCTGGCCTCGGTGGGCAGCCGGGGATGTAGATGACCGGCCCTATCGGCTCTCCCTCCTCCTTGAGATCTTCCAAGAGCTCGTTTATACCTCCCTTCCGGGGGTACTCGCAACTCTCTCTGCCGCTCTCGGGCCTTCTATAGATTGGATAGCCGTTGTAGAATATTCCTCCACTACAGGCACAGGTTCCTATGGCTACTATCACCCTTGGCTGTGGTGGCATCGCCTTTATCGTCTCCTTAGCACTGTAGTAGGCCTGCCTCGTGAGCGGACCAGAGACAAGAAGCGCGTGCGCATGTCTCGGACTTCCAACTAGCTTTATTCCAAAGCGCTCGACGTCATAGAACGGCGTGAGCACGTCGATTATCTCGATGTCGCAACCGTTGCACGAGCCCGTATTGAGGTGGAAAACCCATATGGAGCGGAGTTTGGGCTTCATAGAACCACCTCCCTGCTGGCCCTTATCATCCTGTCAACTGTTCCCTTTCTCCTGCAATCCCTGCAGAGCCAAATCTTTTCCTCGAGCGCGTCTTCTTCCAAGACTTTCTTCGGAAGT from Pyrococcus kukulkanii includes the following:
- a CDS encoding formate/nitrite transporter family protein yields the protein MAETKEKVLYGVDMTFEAIAKKATPKFKTTPGRLLFAGFMAGAFIAFGFLLAVVAATGYSPKLFPDKGNISAFKLLLGAVFPVGLIAVILAGADLWTGNVQFLSSAKVKGYADFKCVLYNWFGSYGGNFIGSIFLALLAVPLTGLFGHVGDPNYFGQVTVSIATGKVSKDILALFFLGIGCNWLVNVAIWQSARVQDGAGKILAIWFPIFAFVAIGFEHAIANMWAIPAGIFLSDYTITWSQFFHNLIPVTFGNAVGGFLFVAFYYWYLSHPELTTDRIIKELVDFFVVFMAFWAVATLIPAGIGIALDKAFGKGAMYLVPLVLSLYYIVGTFLLYKKTRRD
- a CDS encoding hydrogenase subunit MbhD domain-containing protein, which produces MIEVHLIILAIVAILGMAFSYLAVTEKDLLKAVGYSAAQAVSYAVAFYILMAPDVLLAYIAIAVGIYSALLIFVISKTERYEVV
- a CDS encoding monovalent cation/H+ antiporter complex subunit F, with the protein product MLEDAFMTLMKLVIPLYLLAIVIYAVRAFRGPTVPDIILAVDCISFDLAAFMAILAIYFKSVFLIGGAITLALWAYLLDIYVAKHLARGEVGA
- a CDS encoding MnhB domain-containing protein; protein product: MKRLLGLLILFTVVIGLALYLSLPTQENLRSLGEFYLKNSYFGNYSAKSPEVVTSILWDYRGVDTLFETSVFFLAIIGSLTIFRVEMKKKERGEAKSSLPLPVPVVTKFIATLLLAISASIALHGQVTPGGGFQGGAALAVAPLLIIAAYSKYALENNGLDKTKAIVLRSIGLLGIVLIALAPLLSGGYAMQNQPIFPAEALGVPLGGSLVYYNIFEFLAVGAGFTAVFLLLAIPEEEFKRKGGAYE
- the mnhG gene encoding monovalent cation/H(+) antiporter subunit G, encoding MSEILFYLGAFMIIIGGICDIFGAIGLLRFPNFYIRLHAATVGTIGGAVIPLFGTSLLALGADFLPHKYAIAGASFVTGVIVLLAAPAGATALAYATHKAKLVKWEPKVDDLAEVRRND
- a CDS encoding NADH-quinone oxidoreductase subunit B family protein, with amino-acid sequence MKPKLRSIWVFHLNTGSCNGCDIEIIDVLTPFYDVERFGIKLVGSPRHAHALLVSGPLTRQAYYSAKETIKAMPPQPRVIVAIGTCACSGGIFYNGYPIYRRPESGRESCEYPRKGGINELLEDLKEEGEPIGPVIYIPGCPPRPEEIIYGIAQLIGLVEKRLSYQEYSDDTMKFRLPEGPIEERIRLTLRERLRHLVGYLDRERILEDFMKLVEQVEKSENPREELARLVKDYAAKCGDVRLAFCMALLENEYWRVRDALDAGKEFVYWI